TCGTTTTGGTGTCTCTCGGAACATGTCCTGATGGAGTGCATGCGCATCTAAAACGTTTTCACTATAATAAAATGCGAATCGATCTGGCATTGTTGTTTCGGCTACGTACAGCTTAATCTTGCCAATACTTAACTGATTTTGTGCAACCATTTTCGAAATCGCCTCGTCGTCATAGTCGATAGCATCCAGTCGCTCGGAATCTTCCTTCACTTTTACTTTCCCCTCGGCAATTGCCCAAAAAATCCGATGTGCCAAGTGCACCATGTCCATTTCAATCGCCAACTGAAACACTTCTTGCACAGATACCATGTTCACGCCACCCCTTCTCTTCGTCTAGGAAATTATAAAATCTCGTACTGTGGGTAAGTTTGTACAAAGTCATTTGTCGTCTAGGCTCCGGGCTCCAGATGCTCGGAGACTCACAGGATGTGAGTTACGCAGTCGTTGCCGCAGGACGCGGCGACCTTAGACTGCGCTCCTTGATAGCTGACCCGACTGTGAGGCAAAGATCGCCTCTTCGTCGGTTCATCTTATGCCTGTCGCATCTGAGCAGGCGCCCTGCGCTTTTGTTCTGACCAGTCGATGTTATGGAGAATGCCTGTTTCTTTCACGTAACGGACAGTTGTTGTTCCTGTGGGGCCATTGCGATGTTTTACTATATTAATTTCTAACAGGCCTGGCTTGTCTGTTTCTTTGTTGTAGTAATCGTCGCGGTATAAAAAACCGATCACATCTGCATCTTGTTCAATAGTACCCGAGTCGCGTAAATCGCTCATGACAGGGCGTTTGTTGTCACGGATTTCGACACCGCGGTTTAGCTGGGATAGACAAACGACAGGGCAGTCAAATTCTTTTGCCATTTGCTTTAAATCATTACTAATTTGCCCTACGACTTCAGTGCGGTTATAGCTCGGGGAATCGCCACGGATAATTTGCAAATAATCGACGAAAATAATCGGTTTTCGCTTTGGCTCCGTATGTATCATTTTTCTCGCTGCGGCACGCATTTGGGACACTGTCAGTCCGGCGCGGTCATCAATATGAATATTCGCTTCGTCCAATCTAGCGAGTGTCGGGAGCCAGTTCGATTTTTGCTTGTCCGTGAAATGCGTGTAAGGATTGCGCATACGCAGTCGGTTATAGCAGCCCGTTATCGCGATGAACCGGTCAATCATCGACGTTCTGCTCATTTCTAGCGAAAAAATAATCGGCTTATATCCCGCTAATCCTGCATGGAGCGCAAAATGGTTCAACGTATCAGTCTTTCCCATCGACGGTCTCGCAGCAATGACGATTAATTCGGCAGGTTGAAAACCGTCTAGTAATTTGTCCATATCATACAATCCAGTCGGCACGCCAGGTACATGCTGCATTTCTTCATAAGGTCTTTCGCCCATCCGCACCAAATCCATTTTAATGCCCGCATCGAGGCCTGCACTGCCTTTCTTTTCTAGATCCTCAAACGCTTGTTGAATCGTTCCAATTTCCCAATCCCCCTCTTTCGCATGTATGAGGATCTTGTTTTTTTCACGATTTTTCCATGCCTCACACATCATGTCAACATAACGGTCAAACTTCGTCGGGCTTGCAAAATCCGCCAGTTCAGCCAAGTAATTTGCGCCGCCAAGTAGCACGGGCT
This region of Sporosarcina sp. ANT_H38 genomic DNA includes:
- a CDS encoding replicative DNA helicase, which gives rise to MDRHEQIEKSVLGTMLAENYLIVDSDVLQDFFISQIHKNIFGCMQALLAKKRPVDYVTLLTMMEPVLLGGANYLAELADFASPTKFDRYVDMMCEAWKNREKNKILIHAKEGDWEIGTIQQAFEDLEKKGSAGLDAGIKMDLVRMGERPYEEMQHVPGVPTGLYDMDKLLDGFQPAELIVIAARPSMGKTDTLNHFALHAGLAGYKPIIFSLEMSRTSMIDRFIAITGCYNRLRMRNPYTHFTDKQKSNWLPTLARLDEANIHIDDRAGLTVSQMRAAARKMIHTEPKRKPIIFVDYLQIIRGDSPSYNRTEVVGQISNDLKQMAKEFDCPVVCLSQLNRGVEIRDNKRPVMSDLRDSGTIEQDADVIGFLYRDDYYNKETDKPGLLEINIVKHRNGPTGTTTVRYVKETGILHNIDWSEQKRRAPAQMRQA